A window of the Buchnera aphidicola (Tetraneura ulmi) genome harbors these coding sequences:
- a CDS encoding 2-oxoglutarate dehydrogenase E1 component, producing the protein MKKKNRSFFWMTQTSSSYIENMYSKYLSNPNSVHHSWSSVFLEIKKKNENLNLFSKKKKNDIFLDKLLIDDNSEKLIKKNVSIKNKIKKLISSFQKYGHLYSKINPLKNFKKEKEKSLDIKSYCFSNKDLSYKLNTSNFSKKNSTINVNKLYKKLLNNYCGSIGFEYMHVQSKKEKKWLYEKINNCDENFFLNSKKKIELLRTLIKSEILEQFLAKNFPGIKRFSLEGLESLIPILNEIINFSKKNKIFKIILGMAHRGRLNVLVNVFKKPIEELFFEFSNNYYDPNKNGDVKYHIGRDLEILNDSNEKFIFSLKPNPSHLEIINPFIMGVARAEIENIQEQNITNYQEKIIPISIHGDAAISGQGVIQETLNMSQTRAFSVGGTIHIILNNQIGFTTSKNIDLRSTKYSTDVAKMINSPVFHVNADDPEAVVFVTKLACIYRKTFKKDVFIDLVGYRRRGHNEVDDPTVTQPKMYKKIAVHPTVTSIFYKKLEKEKIINIIEKDKILINYTKKMDLCYEKSIKEIVTVIKKNQPNTHHFCLKEKFDLSYEKLKKIALKINKIPNYVSMHHRVKKIYNERIEMALGNIPFDWGGSECLAYAIFLKKGISCRIIGEDTQRGTFFHRHAVIHNQDNQSIYIPLKNICENQGNFRIYDSVLSELSTLAFEYGFSTVKKSSLTVWEAQFGDFINSAQVVIDQFISSSKQKWGYSSNLVIFLPHGYEGQGPEHSSARIERFLQLSAENNMQICVPTTAGQIFHLLLRQIEKNISIPLIIMTPKSLLRNPLSKTHLKDLSNGKFKKIIIENYSSCKKNFKKIVFCTGKVFYDLISYQIKNKIKGIIFCRIEQLYPFPKKEIQNLFKKVNFVKKIIWCQEEPENQGSWQHIQYNFKKIIPNYCNNLIFIGRPRSSVTAVGYIYVHKKQQRKIIESVFNL; encoded by the coding sequence ATGAAAAAAAAAAATAGATCTTTTTTTTGGATGACTCAAACTAGTTCTTCTTATATCGAAAATATGTATTCTAAATATTTATCTAATCCAAACTCAGTGCATCATAGTTGGTCTTCTGTGTTTCTTGAAATAAAAAAAAAAAATGAAAATTTAAATTTATTTTCTAAAAAAAAAAAAAATGATATTTTTTTAGATAAATTATTAATAGACGACAATAGTGAAAAATTAATAAAAAAAAATGTATCTATAAAAAATAAAATTAAAAAATTAATTTCTTCGTTTCAAAAATATGGTCATTTATATTCAAAAATAAATCCATTAAAAAATTTTAAAAAAGAAAAAGAAAAATCATTAGATATAAAATCATATTGTTTTTCTAATAAAGATTTATCTTATAAATTAAACACTTCTAATTTTTCAAAAAAAAATTCTACTATTAATGTAAATAAACTGTATAAAAAATTGTTAAATAACTATTGTGGTTCTATTGGATTTGAATATATGCATGTTCAATCAAAAAAAGAAAAAAAATGGTTATATGAAAAAATAAATAATTGTGATGAAAATTTTTTTTTAAATTCAAAAAAAAAAATAGAATTGTTAAGAACATTGATTAAATCAGAAATATTAGAACAATTTCTTGCTAAAAATTTTCCAGGAATTAAAAGATTTTCATTAGAAGGTTTAGAATCTTTGATTCCTATTTTAAATGAAATTATTAATTTTTCTAAAAAAAATAAAATTTTTAAAATTATATTAGGAATGGCTCATAGAGGAAGATTAAATGTTTTAGTAAATGTTTTTAAAAAACCAATTGAAGAATTATTTTTTGAGTTTTCTAATAATTATTATGATCCTAATAAAAATGGAGATGTGAAATATCATATTGGAAGAGATCTAGAAATTTTAAATGATTCAAATGAGAAATTTATATTTTCTTTAAAACCTAATCCATCACATTTAGAAATTATTAATCCATTTATTATGGGAGTAGCTCGTGCTGAAATAGAAAATATACAAGAACAAAATATAACCAATTACCAAGAAAAAATAATTCCAATTTCTATTCATGGTGATGCTGCTATTTCAGGACAGGGAGTAATACAAGAAACATTAAATATGTCTCAAACTCGTGCGTTTTCTGTTGGAGGTACAATTCATATTATTTTAAACAACCAAATTGGTTTTACTACTTCTAAAAACATAGATTTGAGATCGACTAAATATTCTACTGACGTTGCAAAAATGATAAATTCTCCTGTATTTCATGTCAATGCAGATGATCCTGAAGCAGTTGTTTTTGTTACTAAATTAGCTTGCATTTATCGAAAAACTTTTAAGAAAGACGTTTTTATTGATTTAGTTGGATATAGACGTCGTGGACATAACGAAGTGGATGATCCTACAGTAACTCAACCTAAAATGTATAAGAAAATAGCTGTTCATCCTACTGTTACTTCTATTTTTTATAAAAAATTAGAAAAAGAAAAAATTATAAATATAATAGAAAAGGATAAAATTTTAATAAATTATACAAAAAAAATGGATTTATGTTATGAAAAATCTATAAAAGAAATAGTAACTGTTATTAAAAAAAACCAACCTAATACACATCATTTTTGTTTAAAAGAAAAATTTGATTTATCTTATGAAAAATTAAAAAAAATTGCTTTAAAAATTAATAAAATTCCTAATTATGTTTCTATGCATCATAGAGTAAAAAAAATATATAATGAAAGAATAGAAATGGCATTAGGAAATATTCCATTTGATTGGGGTGGTAGTGAATGCCTTGCATATGCTATTTTTTTAAAAAAAGGAATATCTTGTAGAATTATTGGAGAAGATACTCAAAGAGGAACATTTTTTCATAGACATGCAGTAATTCATAATCAGGATAATCAATCTATTTATATTCCTTTAAAAAATATTTGTGAAAACCAGGGTAATTTTCGTATTTATGATTCTGTTTTATCAGAATTATCTACTTTAGCTTTTGAATATGGGTTTTCTACTGTTAAGAAATCTTCATTAACAGTTTGGGAAGCTCAATTTGGAGATTTTATAAATTCAGCACAAGTAGTAATTGATCAATTTATTAGTTCTAGTAAACAAAAATGGGGATATAGTTCAAATTTAGTTATTTTTTTACCTCATGGATATGAAGGACAAGGACCAGAGCATTCATCTGCTAGAATTGAAAGATTTCTTCAATTATCTGCTGAGAATAATATGCAAATATGTGTTCCAACTACAGCTGGTCAAATCTTTCATTTACTTTTAAGACAAATAGAAAAAAATATTTCGATTCCATTAATTATTATGACACCTAAATCTCTTTTAAGAAATCCTTTATCAAAAACTCATTTAAAAGATTTGTCAAATGGAAAATTTAAAAAAATAATAATTGAAAATTATAGTAGTTGTAAAAAAAATTTCAAAAAAATTGTTTTTTGTACTGGGAAAGTTTTTTATGATTTAATTTCTTATCAAATAAAAAATAAAATTAAAGGAATAATTTTTTGTCGAATTGAACAATTATATCCGTTTCCTAAAAAAGAAATACAAAATTTATTTAAAAAAGTAAATTTTGTAAAAAAAATAATCTGGTGTCAAGAAGAACCTGAAAATCAAGGATCATGGCAACATATTCAATATAATTTTAAAAAAATTATTCCAAATTATTGTAATAATTTAATTTTTATAGGAAGACCTAGATCTTCTGTAACTGCTGTTGGATATATATATGTTCATAAAAAACAACAAAGAAAGATTATAGAGTCTGTTTTTAATCTTTAG
- the sucB gene encoding dihydrolipoyllysine-residue succinyltransferase, with protein sequence MKKRNIYTISVPDLPESVNDASIVVWHKKIGERVKKNEAIVDIETDKITLEITAVVDGFLEVILEKKGSIVKSNQVIGKINTENTSFFSKKNDNIEKKSKSMIDLEEKNKNKNFDQISLSPSNRRLLKIKKIEFKKNQKKIDLEETILKKNNINNHLKSKNTKDKKKRNKNVIPMSRIRKKISEKLLFSNNNTVMTTTINEVNMKHIIELRRKYEKKFLENYGIRLGYMPFYVKSVVESLIKYPEINSSIKEENIIQYNYYDVNIAVATKKGLVTPILKNADLMNMDEIEKKIKQFVLKGEEGSLTLDDLSNGTFTISNGGIFGSLISTPIINYPQSAILGINNIKDRPIVDNGTIKIFPMVYLSLSYDHRLIDGKLAICFLNSIKDILEDFSRIVLKI encoded by the coding sequence ATGAAAAAAAGAAATATTTATACTATTTCTGTACCCGATCTTCCAGAATCAGTTAATGATGCATCAATAGTAGTTTGGCATAAAAAAATTGGTGAAAGAGTTAAAAAAAATGAAGCTATTGTAGATATTGAAACTGATAAAATTACTTTAGAAATAACTGCTGTAGTAGATGGATTTTTAGAAGTTATTTTAGAAAAAAAAGGAAGTATTGTAAAATCTAATCAAGTAATAGGAAAAATAAATACAGAAAATACATCTTTTTTTTCAAAAAAAAATGATAATATAGAAAAAAAATCAAAATCTATGATTGATTTGGAAGAAAAAAATAAAAATAAAAATTTCGATCAAATCTCTTTGTCTCCTTCTAATAGACGATTACTTAAAATAAAAAAAATAGAATTTAAAAAAAATCAAAAAAAAATTGATCTTGAAGAAACTATTTTGAAAAAAAATAATATAAATAACCATCTAAAAAGTAAAAATACTAAAGATAAAAAAAAAAGGAACAAAAATGTAATTCCAATGTCAAGAATTAGAAAAAAAATTTCTGAAAAACTATTATTTTCTAATAATAACACAGTTATGACAACTACTATTAATGAAGTAAATATGAAACATATAATAGAATTAAGACGAAAATATGAAAAGAAATTTTTGGAGAACTATGGAATTCGATTAGGATATATGCCTTTTTATGTAAAATCAGTAGTCGAGTCTTTAATAAAATACCCTGAAATTAATTCTTCTATTAAAGAAGAAAACATAATACAGTATAATTATTATGATGTGAATATAGCTGTTGCCACAAAAAAAGGATTAGTAACTCCAATATTAAAAAATGCAGATTTAATGAACATGGATGAAATAGAAAAAAAAATTAAACAATTTGTATTAAAGGGAGAAGAAGGTTCATTAACTTTGGATGATTTATCCAATGGAACTTTTACTATTAGCAATGGTGGAATATTTGGTTCTCTTATTTCAACTCCTATCATCAATTACCCGCAATCTGCTATATTAGGTATTAATAATATTAAAGATCGTCCAATCGTTGATAATGGAACAATAAAAATTTTTCCAATGGTTTACTTATCTCTTTCTTATGATCATAGATTAATAGATGGAAAACTAGCAATATGTTTTTTAAATTCAATCAAAGACATACTAGAAGATTTTTCTAGAATTGTATTAAAAATATAA
- the gpmA gene encoding 2,3-diphosphoglycerate-dependent phosphoglycerate mutase yields MLVKKLVLVRHGESEWNQKNKFTGWYDVKLSKNGINEAIKAGKLLKDKKFNFDYSYTSFLKRAINTLNIILDELELSWIPCKKTWFLNERHYGSLQGLNKTDTEKKYGSEQLYLWRRSYKSFPPKIKENFSFSGFDNRYLKIKKNDLPKSESLEKTFERVVLYWNKKILPNLKNGKKILIVAHGNSLRALIKYLSKINDSDIADVNVPTGKPLIYEFDKQIHVIKKYFL; encoded by the coding sequence ATGTTAGTAAAAAAATTAGTTTTAGTCAGACATGGAGAAAGTGAATGGAATCAAAAAAATAAATTTACAGGATGGTATGATGTCAAATTATCTAAAAATGGAATTAATGAAGCAATAAAAGCTGGTAAATTATTAAAAGATAAAAAATTTAATTTTGATTATTCATATACTTCTTTTTTAAAAAGAGCTATAAATACTTTAAATATTATCTTAGACGAATTGGAATTATCTTGGATCCCATGTAAAAAAACATGGTTTTTGAATGAAAGACATTACGGTTCCTTACAAGGATTAAATAAAACAGATACAGAAAAAAAGTATGGATCAGAACAATTATATTTATGGCGTAGAAGTTATAAGAGTTTTCCACCTAAAATAAAAGAAAATTTTTCATTTTCAGGATTTGACAATCGTTATTTAAAGATTAAAAAAAATGATTTACCTAAATCTGAAAGTTTAGAAAAAACTTTTGAAAGAGTAGTTTTATATTGGAATAAGAAAATTTTACCAAATTTAAAAAATGGAAAAAAAATATTAATTGTAGCTCATGGAAATTCTTTAAGAGCACTAATAAAATATTTAAGTAAAATAAATGATTCTGATATTGCTGATGTAAATGTTCCTACTGGAAAACCATTAATATACGAATTTGATAAACAAATTCATGTTATAAAAAAATATTTTTTATAA
- the pfkA gene encoding 6-phosphofructokinase, translated as MIKKIGVLTSGGDSPGMNAAIRGVVRRAISEGLEVYGIYDGYLGLYQDRMKKLDRYSVSDIINKGGTFLGSARFPEFCKKKIQILSIKNLKNRKIDVLIVIGGDGSYIGANSLTKLGIPCIGIPGTIDNDVAGTDYTIGYFTALETVVEAIDRLRDTSSSHQRISIVEVMGRFCGDLTLAAAIAGGCEFIVIPEISSTKEELLKEIKIGIEKGKKHAIVAITEYICDVNKLAKYIEKNTKRETRATILGHIQRGGAPVVFDRILASRMGSYSIDLLLDGYGGRCVGVQNEKMVNHDITDALNNMKKPFKKDWLETAKKLY; from the coding sequence ATGATAAAAAAAATTGGAGTTTTGACAAGTGGAGGTGATTCTCCTGGTATGAATGCAGCAATAAGAGGTGTTGTTAGACGAGCAATTTCAGAAGGTTTAGAAGTATATGGAATATATGATGGATACCTTGGATTATATCAAGATAGAATGAAAAAACTTGATAGATACAGTGTATCAGATATAATTAATAAAGGTGGTACATTTCTTGGTTCAGCTAGATTTCCAGAATTTTGTAAAAAAAAAATACAAATTTTATCTATTAAAAATTTAAAAAATAGAAAAATTGATGTATTAATAGTAATTGGAGGAGATGGTTCTTATATTGGTGCAAATTCGTTAACCAAACTAGGCATTCCATGCATTGGTATACCTGGAACTATCGATAATGATGTTGCTGGGACAGATTACACAATTGGATATTTTACAGCATTAGAAACTGTAGTAGAAGCTATTGATAGACTTAGAGATACTTCATCCTCTCATCAAAGAATTTCTATTGTGGAAGTAATGGGTAGATTTTGTGGTGACTTAACATTAGCTGCTGCTATTGCTGGTGGATGTGAATTTATTGTAATACCGGAAATTTCTTCAACAAAAGAAGAATTATTAAAAGAAATAAAAATAGGAATTGAAAAAGGAAAAAAACACGCTATTGTGGCAATAACAGAATACATTTGTGATGTAAATAAATTAGCCAAATATATTGAAAAAAACACAAAAAGAGAAACAAGGGCAACAATACTAGGGCATATCCAAAGAGGAGGAGCTCCAGTAGTATTTGATCGTATTTTAGCCTCTAGAATGGGATCTTATTCTATTGATTTATTATTAGATGGATATGGTGGAAGATGTGTTGGTGTACAAAATGAAAAAATGGTTAATCATGACATAACTGATGCTTTAAATAATATGAAAAAACCATTTAAGAAAGATTGGTTAGAAACAGCAAAAAAACTATATTAA